The Candidatus Woesearchaeota archaeon genome contains a region encoding:
- a CDS encoding 30S ribosomal protein S13 has product MAEKDFKHIVRIANTDLKGEKGIAVALQKITGVGASMAQTVCALAKVNPLEKAGELTDDQINAIDTILADPQKAGIPSWYFNRQKDYETGVDKHIVGPSLKFEQENDVKRLAKIKSYRGLRHQWGLPVRGQRTQSNFRNKRKVGGAKRKR; this is encoded by the coding sequence ATGGCAGAAAAAGACTTCAAACACATTGTACGCATCGCAAACACCGATCTTAAAGGTGAAAAAGGAATAGCGGTCGCTCTACAAAAAATTACAGGTGTTGGAGCATCAATGGCACAAACTGTGTGTGCACTTGCAAAAGTGAATCCGCTTGAAAAAGCAGGGGAACTCACAGATGATCAAATAAACGCAATTGACACTATTCTCGCAGATCCTCAAAAAGCAGGAATTCCTTCGTGGTACTTTAACCGTCAAAAAGACTATGAAACTGGTGTTGATAAACACATCGTAGGACCCAGCCTCAAATTCGAACAAGAAAATGACGTTAAACGCTTGGCCAAAATCAAATCATACAGAGGTTTGCGCCATCAATGGGGACTTCCTGTAAGAGGACAACGTACACAATCAAATTTCAGAAACAAACGCAAAGTAGGAGGCGCTAAGCGTAAACGATAA
- a CDS encoding 30S ribosomal protein S4, translating to MGDTKKHRKKYARPRHPWIKSRILEEKELKREYGLKNNTELWRMQMVLTKAKNQAKSLVVRQGEQAEKERKQLVDRMIRYGFLREGQTMDDILFLTQRDILDRRLQSIVFRKKLAQTIKQARQFITHEHIAVNGKVITSPSYLVTVEEEAQVDFIPTSQLADPDHPERNPQKALEMKALAEEEAKKAEEEAKKAEEAKQAEAQAQASNAEEQNAEEQTQEAEA from the coding sequence ATGGGAGATACAAAAAAACACAGGAAAAAGTACGCAAGACCTCGCCACCCTTGGATTAAATCTCGTATCCTTGAAGAAAAGGAACTAAAAAGAGAATATGGTCTTAAGAATAATACTGAGCTTTGGCGTATGCAAATGGTACTTACCAAGGCAAAAAATCAAGCAAAGAGCCTTGTTGTTCGCCAAGGTGAACAAGCAGAAAAAGAGAGAAAACAGCTCGTTGATCGTATGATTCGTTATGGATTCCTACGAGAAGGGCAAACAATGGACGATATTCTTTTCCTTACTCAACGCGACATTCTTGATCGCAGATTGCAATCAATCGTGTTTAGAAAAAAACTTGCACAAACCATTAAGCAAGCACGCCAGTTCATCACTCATGAACACATAGCAGTTAATGGAAAAGTGATCACATCACCATCCTACCTCGTAACGGTGGAAGAAGAAGCACAAGTTGACTTCATACCAACCTCACAACTAGCAGATCCTGATCACCCAGAAAGAAATCCTCAAAAAGCTCTTGAAATGAAAGCGCTTGCTGAAGAAGAAGCTAAAAAAGCTGAAGAAGAAGCTAAAAAAGCTGAAGAAGCTAAACAGGCTGAGGCTCAAGCGCAAGCATCAAACGCAGAAGAACAAAACGCAGAAGAGCAAACGCAAGAGGCAGAGGCATAA
- a CDS encoding 30S ribosomal protein S11 has product MAKEEFIDQGEKRKLNKPIKWGLCHIYSSYNNTILHITDITGSESIVRTSGGQVVKAGRARPTPTAAMTLAKKAAEVAIEKGITGLHVKIKAKGGHNGPNNPGPGAQAAVRALSRMGIKIGMIEDVTPLPHDGCRKKGGKRGRRV; this is encoded by the coding sequence ATGGCTAAGGAAGAATTCATTGATCAAGGAGAAAAAAGAAAACTCAACAAACCTATCAAGTGGGGTTTATGCCATATTTATTCATCCTATAATAACACGATTCTACATATCACAGATATCACAGGATCAGAAAGTATTGTTCGCACTTCAGGAGGGCAAGTTGTCAAGGCGGGACGCGCACGACCAACACCTACCGCAGCGATGACTCTTGCGAAAAAAGCAGCAGAAGTCGCAATTGAAAAAGGAATTACCGGACTTCACGTTAAAATAAAAGCAAAAGGCGGTCACAACGGCCCCAACAATCCCGGTCCTGGAGCTCAAGCAGCGGTACGCGCACTTTCAAGGATGGGAATCAAGATCGGCATGATTGAAGATGTAACTCCATTGCCTCACGATGGGTGTCGTAAAAAAGGCGGAAAACGAGGACGACGAGTATGA
- a CDS encoding DNA-directed RNA polymerase subunit D, with the protein MKLEVVRNNPAFKTITFTLSDTTPAFANLIRKSILDDVPTLAIEYVTFNKNSSVLYDEMLAHRLGLIPLTTDLSSYQFKGDDELSALNSVKLTLQAKGPCTVYAKDLKSQDPKIVPVYENTPIVKLLEGQEIDIEATAILGTGKEHAKWSPGHAYYHYQPTIKKGEGPAGTIVGSKVVKDDSIPYSFETQEDAEHSDKNFVFTLESFGQLEPKEILEQAIALNKEKLDAFIKLL; encoded by the coding sequence ATGAAGTTAGAAGTAGTTCGCAATAACCCTGCATTCAAAACAATAACCTTCACACTAAGCGATACTACACCTGCATTTGCAAATCTTATTCGAAAAAGCATCCTTGACGACGTTCCAACACTTGCAATAGAATACGTCACGTTCAATAAGAACAGTTCAGTACTCTATGATGAGATGCTCGCACACAGATTAGGATTAATTCCCCTAACAACCGATCTCTCCTCATACCAATTCAAGGGAGATGATGAACTCTCAGCACTTAACTCCGTAAAATTAACGCTTCAAGCAAAAGGTCCTTGCACTGTCTACGCAAAAGACCTTAAAAGTCAAGATCCTAAAATTGTTCCCGTCTATGAGAACACCCCGATTGTAAAACTCCTAGAAGGTCAAGAAATTGACATTGAAGCAACAGCAATCCTCGGAACAGGAAAAGAACACGCAAAATGGAGTCCTGGTCATGCATACTATCACTATCAACCTACAATCAAAAAAGGAGAGGGGCCCGCAGGCACAATAGTCGGCTCAAAAGTCGTCAAAGACGATTCAATCCCTTACTCCTTCGAGACGCAAGAAGATGCGGAACACTCCGATAAAAACTTCGTCTTCACCCTCGAGTCCTTTGGTCAACTTGAACCAAAAGAAATCCTCGAGCAAGCAATCGCCCTCAACAAAGAGAAACTTGATGCATTTATCAAACTCCTTTGA
- a CDS encoding 50S ribosomal protein L18e, whose amino-acid sequence MKRTGPTNTQLIALIAELKKQSQVEEAPIWKRLANDLERPTRIRRAVNLSRINRYAKENEVVVIPGKVLGSGFLDKQLTVAAYTFSQSALEKLKKNNCTVLTLPELMKKHPKGRGVRIVG is encoded by the coding sequence ATGAAACGAACTGGACCAACAAACACACAGCTCATCGCGCTCATCGCGGAGCTTAAGAAACAGTCACAAGTAGAGGAAGCTCCCATTTGGAAGCGACTTGCAAACGATCTTGAGCGCCCAACACGCATCAGACGAGCAGTCAACCTCTCACGTATCAACAGATACGCAAAAGAGAACGAAGTAGTTGTCATTCCAGGAAAAGTCCTTGGTTCAGGATTCTTAGACAAACAACTCACCGTTGCAGCATATACTTTTTCACAAAGCGCACTTGAAAAACTCAAAAAAAATAATTGCACTGTGCTCACACTACCTGAGCTTATGAAAAAACACCCAAAAGGCAGAGGGGTGAGAATAGTAGGATGA
- the rplM gene encoding 50S ribosomal protein L13, translating to MILDAKDLIVGRLATVVAKKALLGEEVIIVNADKAIITGKPTVVKAKFKQSRNRTVPLKGPYIHRGADRLLRRKIRGMLPYKQEKGRKAFERIKCYIGIPPEFEGKNFETIEEANVKKLPNTHFTTLGEVSKHLGAKQ from the coding sequence ATGATACTTGACGCAAAAGACCTCATCGTAGGAAGACTTGCAACCGTTGTTGCAAAAAAAGCACTTCTTGGAGAAGAAGTTATTATTGTAAACGCTGACAAAGCAATCATCACAGGAAAACCAACAGTAGTCAAAGCTAAATTTAAACAATCACGAAATAGAACGGTACCTCTCAAAGGACCATACATTCACAGAGGAGCTGATCGTTTACTTCGAAGAAAAATCAGAGGTATGCTCCCCTACAAACAAGAAAAAGGGCGCAAAGCTTTTGAGCGAATCAAATGCTATATTGGCATCCCCCCAGAATTTGAAGGGAAAAACTTCGAAACCATTGAAGAAGCTAATGTTAAAAAACTCCCTAACACTCATTTCACCACACTTGGTGAAGTATCAAAACACCTTGGTGCTAAACAATGA
- a CDS encoding 30S ribosomal protein S9, translating into MKQPIITSGFRKQAVARANLKEGSGIVRINSQPLDYYGTAVCRMKIKEPLMLVPDIANKVDITVRVSGGGQMGQTEAVRLAIGRALSEYGGETTRKILQDYDRALLVADTRYKETRKPNDSKARAKRQKSYR; encoded by the coding sequence ATGAAACAACCGATTATAACCTCAGGATTTAGAAAACAAGCAGTTGCTCGCGCAAACCTTAAAGAAGGATCTGGAATTGTGCGTATCAACTCACAACCATTAGACTATTATGGCACAGCTGTTTGCCGAATGAAAATTAAAGAACCGCTTATGCTCGTTCCAGACATTGCAAACAAAGTTGATATCACTGTACGTGTATCTGGCGGAGGCCAAATGGGACAAACAGAAGCGGTACGTCTTGCAATAGGAAGAGCACTAAGCGAATACGGAGGAGAAACAACACGTAAAATCCTTCAAGATTACGATAGAGCACTACTCGTTGCTGACACACGTTACAAAGAAACTCGTAAACCAAACGATTCCAAAGCGCGTGCAAAACGCCAAAAATCATACCGATGA
- a CDS encoding DNA-directed RNA polymerase subunit N translates to MIIPIRCWSCGKPIAHLWEEYKERTDKGEDARKVLDELGLFRYCCRQQFIGHVELIETAAAFKKS, encoded by the coding sequence ATGATCATACCAATTCGATGCTGGAGCTGTGGAAAACCCATTGCACACCTATGGGAAGAGTATAAAGAACGAACTGATAAAGGCGAAGACGCGAGAAAAGTTCTAGATGAGCTTGGCCTTTTCAGATACTGTTGCAGACAACAATTCATAGGACATGTAGAACTCATTGAAACCGCAGCAGCATTCAAAAAGAGCTAA